The Terriglobia bacterium genome segment CAGATCACAAACGTGCCGACTTTCAGCGAAGGGAGGTTCCTGGCCGGTCCGACGGCGGAGATCAAGTTGCCGCGCGGCTTGTCGATCGAGATGGATGCGCTGTACAAAAGGGGCGGATACTCGACCACATGCTGCGTTAACCGCCAGCCAGGCACCCAAATCGTCGAGAAGATCGATGAGAAGACCCGCTTCTGGGAGCTGCCGCTGATGCTGAAGTGGCAATTACCTTTGCGCCGGATCCCTGTATTTGGAAGCGCCGGCTTCTCAGCGCGCAACGTCTCGGGTACGGACCACGACTATGGGACGAGTACCTTTCTCGGTCTGCCTTCCGCATCAATGTCGATTGACTCCCGTGGTCCCGCCACGGATATTCTGAACCCCTGGACCTATGGTCCTGTAGTCGGCGCCGGCGTGGATCTTCGCGCGTGGAAGTTGCATTTTCAACCCGAACTGCCGTACACGCGTTGGAATGATTCCCCATTCTATTACTTCACAAAGCCCGATTCTCTTGCAGCGCTGCTGGGGATTGTGATCGCTAAATGAAGCTGGTGTCGCGGCATCTATGGATGCGCGAGGTGCTCTTTATACCATTCCTTCTTGCGGCGATCTTCTGCGTCATTTTCGGCTGATTTCTGACAGGCGGGTCCTCGCTTGCGACGTGGCCGGACAACACTCACTTCCCTATCGGAAATTCAGAGGGCAGGGTCTCACCGGGATTTTCACACTCCCAAGCGGCACATTGCCGGGGATTTTTGGCCCGGGGAGGCTGAAGAAAACCAACTCAGGCTGCCTCGTCGCGAACCATGTCGACGACGTTTTATGCCCTCCTGCTGACCGCGAAAGCTCGGGCCGCCTGAGAAGCCGTACCGGGAAAAGGAGTTAAAACTCACGATCTTGCGAGAGGAGGATAAGGTGTTAGGGCCGACGTCTGCAGTTTTGATCGCCGTCCACTCGTATCGACTGGCTCCAGATTTGCTCAGGTCATCTTTAGGTCGAATACATGGAGCGGCCCTGAAATGACCCACAGCACCGAGACAGACGCGGGGCGTCAGGATAACCTTCCCTTGGATGCTCGCGACAGGATTCGCACCGTGAATGGAAATGCCAAAGTCAACATCCTGCTCGTGGATGACACTCGTGCTAACCTCCTCGCACTCAAAGCGATTCTGGATCGGCCTGACTACAATCTGATTACCGCAACTTCAGGGCAGGAAGCTTTGGGACACCTGCTGCGAGAAGAGTTCGCTGTGGTTCTTCTAGATGTGATGATGCCGGATATGAATGGTTTCACAGTTGCCACCGCGATGAAAAGCCGCGAACGTACCCGATACGTTCCCATCATTTTCGTCACCGCAATCGCAAAGGAATCGAAAGACGTTTACCGAGGTTACGCCTCAGGTGGCGTCGATTACATTCAAAAGCCTTTTCAGCCTGAGATCGTGAGGGCGAAGGTTTCTGTCTTTGTCGAACTCTTTCGCTACAGAAAGGAGATCGAGCGGCAAGCGGAAATCATTCGTAACAGTGAACGCGCTCAATTCCTGGAGCGAGAGCAAGACGCAAGGCTTCGCGCAGAAGCGGCAGAGCAGCACTATTACGATCTAATCAACTGGGTGGATCACGCGGTGCTTTGGGAATACGACGCCTCGGCGGGAAAGTTCGCCTTTGTCAGCAAGAGAAGCGCGGAGATCTTTGGCTATTCTCCCGAAGATTGGGTTAAAGACGCGCGATTTTTCATCGAACGCATACCAGTCGAGGACCGTGAAGTATTCGAGAAGATGGTTGACGCCGCAGTGCGGTTAGGCCAAGACGGAAGGTGCGAGCATCGCCTTTACCGAGCCGATGGATCTATTCTCTGGGTCCATAGCGGAGTGAATCCAAGGAAGGACTCCCAGGGGAGAGTGACACTTCTTTGGGGCCTGACTCTTGACATTACGGGCTTTAAGACATCGGAAGCCAATCAGCGGTTTCTTGCGCAAGCGAGTGCTGTCTTGAGTTCCTCGCTCGATTTTTCATCAGTTATTGAGAAGATAACCCATTTGATCGTGCCGAATCTTGCCGATTGGTGCGTCGTGGACCTCGCTGTCCCTGGTGGAACACCGAAGAGGATTGCTGTTGCCCATCGCTCGCCAGAAAAGGAGAAGTGGATGAAGGATCTTGAGACGAAGTATCCACTAAAAATAGGGCAAGAGTCTCCCATCTTCAGTGCGATTGAGAGTGGCCAGCCCGTCCTGTGGCGGTCGGTGCCTGACTCTGTTGTTGCCTCAGTGGTCCAGGATGAAGCGCAACTAC includes the following:
- a CDS encoding response regulator, yielding MTHSTETDAGRQDNLPLDARDRIRTVNGNAKVNILLVDDTRANLLALKAILDRPDYNLITATSGQEALGHLLREEFAVVLLDVMMPDMNGFTVATAMKSRERTRYVPIIFVTAIAKESKDVYRGYASGGVDYIQKPFQPEIVRAKVSVFVELFRYRKEIERQAEIIRNSERAQFLEREQDARLRAEAAEQHYYDLINWVDHAVLWEYDASAGKFAFVSKRSAEIFGYSPEDWVKDARFFIERIPVEDREVFEKMVDAAVRLGQDGRCEHRLYRADGSILWVHSGVNPRKDSQGRVTLLWGLTLDITGFKTSEANQRFLAQASAVLSSSLDFSSVIEKITHLIVPNLADWCVVDLAVPGGTPKRIAVAHRSPEKEKWMKDLETKYPLKIGQESPIFSAIESGQPVLWRSVPDSVVASVVQDEAQLQVIRELQMASLMVIPLKVREGVLGTISFVSSSPHRHFTDEDVKLAEELAWHVAFAMDNAQLYQEAKQAAAIREDVLAIVSHDLKNPLSMIGMSAMLLREGKADPRTIGERIHRSVDKMSRLISDLLDMARIEAGQLKVETKPHQAQKL